The genomic DNA TTCGGTAGATTTGGAGATAATGCAAATAGTGGATTTGAAATTTTAAATAGTGCTTTAAACGGTGATAAATCGATGTTTAAAAAGGCAAATCCAAAGTTAAGAGATTTTTTAATTTCAGCTTATCAGAGCGATCTTTTTAACAAATGGCTAAGCAAGAGAGTGGAAATTAGCCGTTTTAGTGAAGATTTTAGCGCCAGGGAGCTTGAAGATATATATAAATTTGATAAAACTACTATAAAAAATTTAAAATCCCAAAAACAATTTTTTAAGCTTTTTCAAGGCGAAGTTTTAGGTCATTATCCTTTTGGAAAGGTGTTTTTATGCGAAGATTTAGAAGCCGAGGTTGCTAAATTTGGAGCAAGAGACAGAACAAGCTGCGGATTGATAATCGGTTCTAAAGCGTATGAAAGTACAGGAGTTGCAAAGAGTTTAGAAGATGAAATATTTAGAGACGCTTATAAATTTAGTTCTTTTGTAAGCGGTTCAAGACGATTTGCTTGGATGTGGATTGATAATTTAGAATATAAATATAATGAAGAATCCGCACAGTTTAGCATAAGTTTTGCGCTACAAAAAGGTTCATATGCGACTGTTGTTTTGCGCGAAATTTTAGGTAGAGATATTTTTGAAGAGTAAAAAGTGGGAGTTTTTCTCCCACAAGTATTCACATACTATCGATTTTAAACATATAATATCGGTATAAATTTAAAAAACTTTATTGATCTTTTGAATTTATATCTATTTTAATATATTTTAGTTAAAATAACAGCCGGTGCGATGGGTAGTTGCAAGATATTATCTTGAGGAAAGTCCGAGCTGCAATAAGACAGAGTTCCACCTAACGGGTGGCTAGGGAAACCTAAGGGAAAGTGCAACAGAAAGGAAACTGCCGCTAAAGAAATTTAACGGTGATGGTGAAACGGCGGGGTAAGAGCCCACCAGTATAAGTAGAGATACTTATAGCTATGTAAACCCAACTTGCAGCAAGAAGGGACGGTTTGGAGTCTTATGCTCAACCCTTCGCTTGAGTTTGATACAATATCAAAACTAGATAAATAGCTACCATAACAGAACTCGGCTTATCATCGCACCTACAAAGTAGCTTTTAGTTTAGAAGCTATATTTTCTAGCTTTTTTAACTTTTTGAAACTCTACGTCTAACTCTTTTTGTTTTCGTTTATATATCGCTGCTGCATTTTCCAATAAAGCTGCTGCGCATTGCATCTCTTCTATATCCATTTTATTTGGATAGTTGTTTATCAAATACTCTATTTTATTTAGATCTTCATTTACCAAAGCACTCTTAAAATCATCTAGCCACTTCATCTGACTCTTCTTTCGTAACGTCTCTCCATGCATCAAGAAGCTCCCTTGTTACGTGTATTACTTCATCTAGCGGAGCTTTATCGTTTGTGCTATTTGCTAGAGATATGAGCTGAATTTGCCTTGCGTAAAGTCCATTTAAGTATTGCGATATCGCTCCTTGATTCATATCTAAAGAGTTTATAAGTTCAAAAAATATCGCATTTGTTTTATTTAGAAATTGAACTTTTGTTTCTATATCTCCCTCGTCTATCGCTTTTTTTGCACGGTAGATAAATCTCAAAACTCCTTCATAAAGCATAGTGATAAGCTTTTGTGGAGATTCTATACCGATATTATTTTGGTTATAAGCTGCGTAAGCTACATTTGATTGCATACCATCATCCTTAAGATTTAGAGTTTAGTTGTGCATTTATCATGGTTTTTAGCGTAGAAAACTGCTGTTCTATCTTTGCTATCATGCTATCATATTGCACCCATTTTTCAGCCATAGTTTCATACTTTTTGGTAATACTTTCCTCATTGTTTGTTTTTTCTTTTGTTAGCTGTTTGTTGTTGCTAACTAGGCTCTCTTCGTACGTAACTAGCGATCCCTTAGTTCCTATAAATGAATCTAAGGTATCCTTTAACTGTTTGAAAAATCCTCCGGTAACTTCTGAGCTTCCTTTAAGTTCAGTTTCTTTTAAACCTAGTTTTTCTAAAAAAGTAGAGTCGCCTTTTATTTCTAAATTTTCTCCACCGCTACCTTTTATTACTAGTTTTCCGTCTTTATCTATAGTTACAGCGATGTTGTCTATACCTGCACTAGTGATAGCTTTTAGTATATCTTTTGCGTTTTGATTGCTATTGTTTGCAGAGTCGGTTTTGATATCTATATTTTTACCGTTTATAGTTAAACTTCCTTGAAGCTCTCCTGCTTCTACGGCTTTTGTTCCTGTTGTAGATACGTTTGTATACTCTGTTTTTGAGCTAAAAAAGTTTTTAAAATTATCAAAATTGTTCGATAAAGCATCTTTAAGTTTGCTAGCTTCTAGTTTCAAAAGACCGTCACTGCTTAGAGATAATCCAAAGTCTTGAATTGATTTTCCGTCTTTTGAGACTCCGTTTATTATCTGGTTAATTTTTGATTTTATCTGCGTTATTTCGCTTACGCCTTGAAATGTTCCGCTAGCTCCTGTCTCTGAATTATAAGAAGTTGCTACTGATAAATTATTCATAAGATTATTGTAACTGTTAACTAAGCCTTCTACGTCTTGAACTATACCTTCTGTATTTTGTTTAATGTCGAAATTCGAGCTTTCTCCTTCTTTATCCACTTTATTTAGCTTTATAGTGACTCCGGTTATGAGATCGCTTATAGAGTTTGTATCTCTTGTTATCTCTATTCCGTTATATTCAAATATAGCGTTTTGAGCAGTTTGCAGTCTTGAAGCTAAATTTGAAGTATCGATAGTCTTATCTGTTAATGCTGCATCTTTTATCTCATCTTCTGTCATCATAGTTAGCTTTTCGCCAGGAGAAGTCGTACTTGGATCTTTAAACATAAATCCTAAAGATTTCATTAAATTTTTTGAGTTGTCTATACTTCCTGCGCTATCTTGTACATAGCTAAAACTTATTTCGTTATCTTTTCCGCTATCTTTTGACTGGATAACTAAACTATATGGATTTTCTCCTCCGACATTTAAAACTTTTGCTTGAATTTTGCCGTCTGTTGCTTCATTTATTTTGTTTGCTATATCTTCAAGCGTAGTTGAAGCATTGATCTCTATCTCATATGAGTCTGATCCTATGCTTAACTTAAAACTTGTTTCAGCCGAACCCGGACTTAAAACAGATTCGTTTTTTAGCTCAAATTTTTTAGACTGATATACATCTTGACTAGCTAGTTGAGATACCTTAATTTTCATTGTTTGTTCATTAACTCCGGTACTTGCATCTACAGTAGCGCTTCCACTTCCTGAGCTAGATACCGAGCGTTTTAAGTAGCTAGTATCATCAGTAAGTGATGATACGTTGCTTTTAAAATTGCTTAATAGTGTTTTTATGGCTGTTAAGTCTTTTTGTTGAGTCAAATTTGTTTGAATTTTAGCATCTATCGTTGATACTAAATTTTTTGTATCAACTGATTTTAATTTATCAAGAATATCCCACGAAAGGACATTACCACTTCCCAATCCAAGTTGGGACTTTTCAGTATTAATAGCCATTTTTTATTCCTTTTTATCAAAGATCACACCGACAATCTCTTTAAAATGCTCTGTTAATTTCATAATCTCTTCAGTCGGTATTTTTCTGATAACTTTACCGCTATCAGCTTCTGTTACGCTCACATACATAGAGCTAATTTTATCATTAAAACCAAATCTTATGTTTGTGTTTAGAGTCTCCATGTTGTCATTTAGTTTATTTACTATGTCGCTTATACGCTTTGAGTCTTGTTCATTATTGCCTTTATTTTGGTTAGAGCGTTCTTGCGCTACGTTTTGTTGTATTTTTGCTTGCTCAACTTCTCTTGTTTGGTTGCTATTTTGCTTAGTATTTAAAGCAACGGAATTATCTATTTGCTGCGAGGCTACCTTAAAAATTTCCATCTTTAAATCCTTTGAAATATAAAATCTAACTTTTATTATATCGGTAATTACTGCATAAAGCTTTATAGTTATAGTTGAAATATTATATTAAATATGCTAGAATGATGCATAAGGAGATTCTATGAAAATATCGATAGAGTGCGACTGCGTACTTCTTGCACAGAGTCTAAGACTATTTTTGGACGGTTACTACGCGCCTAAAAAAGAGTGCGATTTTATCATATCAGATAAAAAAACGATTTCGGATAAACCTGTTTTCATAATAAGCGAAAAATCACCATATCTTAGTGTGCCATTTACAAAAGATACGCTATTAAATACGCTAGAAGAGTTTTATTCCGCTATGCAAATAAGAAATCAAAACTATGTAAAAAAGAGCCCTTTAAGCTTAGAAGAGAGAGTTTCAAATTTAGTCGATAATTTTAAGCGTGATTTAA from Campylobacter fetus subsp. fetus includes the following:
- the truD gene encoding tRNA pseudouridine(13) synthase TruD, yielding MENTAIFKPLLGTTHSPINAHFSKNASDFVVRENPLYSFSGSGEHLVVEIQKKGMTTSEALTVLSRQSGAKMRDFGYAGLKDKEGMTTQFISMPAKFENEISKFSYENLKILSITKHNNKIRIGHLKSNSFFIRLKKVLGSEALKLKEALKTIDKNGYPNYFGYQRFGRFGDNANSGFEILNSALNGDKSMFKKANPKLRDFLISAYQSDLFNKWLSKRVEISRFSEDFSARELEDIYKFDKTTIKNLKSQKQFFKLFQGEVLGHYPFGKVFLCEDLEAEVAKFGARDRTSCGLIIGSKAYESTGVAKSLEDEIFRDAYKFSSFVSGSRRFAWMWIDNLEYKYNEESAQFSISFALQKGSYATVVLREILGRDIFEE
- the fliS gene encoding flagellar export chaperone FliS, with protein sequence MQSNVAYAAYNQNNIGIESPQKLITMLYEGVLRFIYRAKKAIDEGDIETKVQFLNKTNAIFFELINSLDMNQGAISQYLNGLYARQIQLISLANSTNDKAPLDEVIHVTRELLDAWRDVTKEESDEVAR
- the fliD gene encoding flagellar filament capping protein FliD, producing the protein MAINTEKSQLGLGSGNVLSWDILDKLKSVDTKNLVSTIDAKIQTNLTQQKDLTAIKTLLSNFKSNVSSLTDDTSYLKRSVSSSGSGSATVDASTGVNEQTMKIKVSQLASQDVYQSKKFELKNESVLSPGSAETSFKLSIGSDSYEIEINASTTLEDIANKINEATDGKIQAKVLNVGGENPYSLVIQSKDSGKDNEISFSYVQDSAGSIDNSKNLMKSLGFMFKDPSTTSPGEKLTMMTEDEIKDAALTDKTIDTSNLASRLQTAQNAIFEYNGIEITRDTNSISDLITGVTIKLNKVDKEGESSNFDIKQNTEGIVQDVEGLVNSYNNLMNNLSVATSYNSETGASGTFQGVSEITQIKSKINQIINGVSKDGKSIQDFGLSLSSDGLLKLEASKLKDALSNNFDNFKNFFSSKTEYTNVSTTGTKAVEAGELQGSLTINGKNIDIKTDSANNSNQNAKDILKAITSAGIDNIAVTIDKDGKLVIKGSGGENLEIKGDSTFLEKLGLKETELKGSSEVTGGFFKQLKDTLDSFIGTKGSLVTYEESLVSNNKQLTKEKTNNEESITKKYETMAEKWVQYDSMIAKIEQQFSTLKTMINAQLNSKS
- a CDS encoding FlaG family protein; this translates as MEIFKVASQQIDNSVALNTKQNSNQTREVEQAKIQQNVAQERSNQNKGNNEQDSKRISDIVNKLNDNMETLNTNIRFGFNDKISSMYVSVTEADSGKVIRKIPTEEIMKLTEHFKEIVGVIFDKKE
- a CDS encoding ornithine carbamoyltransferase, producing the protein MKISIECDCVLLAQSLRLFLDGYYAPKKECDFIISDKKTISDKPVFIISEKSPYLSVPFTKDTLLNTLEEFYSAMQIRNQNYVKKSPLSLEERVSNLVDNFKRDLINIIKDEYEK